In one Parvibaculum sp. genomic region, the following are encoded:
- a CDS encoding UDP-N-acetylmuramoyl-L-alanyl-D-glutamate--2,6-diaminopimelate ligase: MQLAALMGSDLPALPMGGATEIRGLTADSRAVKPGFLFAALPGTKVDGSRFIPQALAQGAAALLVPQGAGVEVGVPVIAVRNPRRRLALMAARFFGKQPGIVAAVTGTNGKTSVATFVRQIWAALGIEAASLGTLGIESAGGARELGFTTPDPVALQAELAALADEGVTHLAMEASSHGLAQYRLDGVKLAAAGFTNITRDHMDYHTSFDDYLYAKLRLFGEVMGPGGVAVINADSAQAAEFEALCWARGHRIISVGRKGRGICLIAARPTARGQALELVHGGANYEVQLPLVGAFQASNALVAAGLVIGCGGAASRVFEALENLKGARGRMEEAAHLPNGASVYIDYAHTPDALENMLEAMRPHATGKLAVVFGCGGDRDAGKRSQMGEIAARLADTVYVTDDNPRSEAAAAIRAAILKACPGATEIGDRAAAVETAMRALQSGDVLVVAGKGHETGQTVGDKVIPFSDHDAVAAAAKKIGGGA; encoded by the coding sequence ATGCAGCTTGCGGCGTTGATGGGGTCGGACCTCCCGGCGCTCCCGATGGGGGGGGCCACGGAGATACGCGGCCTGACGGCGGACAGCCGCGCGGTGAAGCCCGGCTTCCTGTTCGCGGCGCTACCCGGCACCAAGGTCGATGGCAGCCGCTTCATCCCGCAGGCGCTGGCGCAGGGCGCGGCGGCGCTGCTGGTACCGCAGGGCGCCGGGGTCGAGGTGGGCGTGCCGGTGATCGCGGTGCGCAATCCGCGCCGGCGCCTGGCGCTGATGGCGGCGCGGTTTTTCGGCAAGCAGCCCGGCATCGTCGCGGCGGTGACCGGCACCAACGGCAAGACATCGGTTGCGACTTTCGTGCGCCAGATCTGGGCGGCACTCGGCATCGAGGCGGCGAGCCTCGGGACGCTCGGCATCGAAAGCGCCGGGGGCGCGCGCGAGCTCGGCTTCACGACGCCCGATCCCGTCGCGCTGCAGGCGGAACTCGCGGCGTTGGCCGACGAAGGCGTGACGCATCTGGCGATGGAAGCGTCGAGCCACGGGCTCGCGCAATACCGGCTCGATGGCGTGAAGCTCGCCGCAGCCGGCTTCACCAATATCACGCGCGACCATATGGACTATCACACCAGCTTCGACGACTACCTCTATGCGAAGCTGCGGCTCTTCGGCGAGGTGATGGGGCCGGGCGGCGTCGCCGTCATCAATGCCGACAGCGCGCAGGCCGCCGAATTCGAGGCGCTGTGCTGGGCGCGCGGACACCGGATCATTTCGGTCGGGCGCAAGGGGCGCGGCATTTGCCTCATCGCGGCGCGGCCGACGGCGCGCGGTCAGGCGCTGGAACTGGTGCATGGCGGCGCGAATTACGAAGTGCAGTTGCCGCTGGTTGGCGCGTTCCAGGCATCGAACGCGCTTGTGGCGGCGGGTCTCGTCATCGGCTGCGGCGGGGCGGCTTCGCGCGTGTTCGAGGCGCTGGAAAATCTCAAAGGCGCGCGCGGGCGCATGGAAGAGGCGGCGCATCTGCCGAACGGCGCCTCCGTCTATATCGATTATGCGCATACGCCGGATGCGCTTGAGAACATGCTCGAAGCGATGCGTCCGCATGCGACGGGCAAGCTTGCCGTCGTGTTCGGCTGCGGTGGCGACCGCGATGCCGGCAAGCGGTCGCAGATGGGCGAGATCGCGGCGCGGCTCGCCGACACGGTCTATGTCACCGACGACAACCCGCGCAGCGAAGCCGCGGCCGCCATTCGCGCCGCGATCCTGAAGGCATGTCCCGGCGCGACCGAGATTGGCGACCGCGCCGCCGCCGTCGAAACGGCGATGCGGGCGCTTCAATCGGGCGATGTGCTGGTCGTCGCGGGCAAGGGGCATGAGACCGGACAGACCGTCGGCGACAAGGTCATCCCGTTTTCGGATCACGACGCCGTCGCGGCGGCCGCGAAAAAGATCGGAGGGGGCGCATGA
- a CDS encoding penicillin-binding protein 2, which produces MIGRRTSPQAPARFLLPGYDAIARSRRAAGEGQTRTPSERRIALAIAVFAACFALIGARLVGLAIVGGDGGARIAAVDNRAPIQRPDIVDRNGEVMATDIGTASLYADARSVIDPAETARQLATVLPELNVADMTTKLASGRAFMWVKRDLAPRQQYAVHYLGLPGLDFRNERKRVYPNGKTGASVLGMVDVDNNGIAGIERYMDRVVARPDANGTPRFDRNRTVMLSIDLKAQHALSDELEKAMAEFKALAAVGIIMDVHTGEVVAMTSLPDFNPNDPMASAENARFNRATLGVYEMGSVFKALTLAAALDSGRVKLDGRFDATQPMQVARFKIHDFHAQNRWLSVPEVFVHSSNIGTAKIALQLGGDEHREYLRRFGMLTRPQIELPEAGSPLMPPRWTELSTITTSYGHGIAVTPLQVVSAVATVVNGGFKVEPTFLRRNEAQLGARVISPEVSRTMRGLLRMVVAEGTGRKADVPGYPVMGKTGTAEKAENGRYARNKLITSFISAFPANDPRYAMIVMFDEPKPTKDTYGYATAGWNAAPVTARVVARVAPLLGLRPATKPQEADMLREASLVSFGAGGQ; this is translated from the coding sequence ATGATCGGACGCCGCACATCGCCGCAAGCACCGGCGCGCTTTCTGCTGCCGGGCTACGACGCCATCGCCAGGTCGCGCCGGGCCGCGGGCGAGGGGCAGACCCGCACGCCGTCGGAGCGCCGCATCGCGCTCGCCATTGCGGTTTTCGCCGCCTGTTTCGCGCTGATCGGCGCCCGGCTCGTCGGGCTCGCCATTGTTGGCGGCGACGGCGGCGCGCGCATTGCCGCGGTCGACAACCGCGCCCCGATCCAGCGGCCCGACATTGTGGACCGCAACGGCGAGGTGATGGCGACCGATATCGGCACGGCCTCGCTTTATGCCGATGCGCGCAGCGTCATCGATCCGGCCGAGACGGCGCGCCAGCTGGCGACGGTGCTGCCGGAACTCAATGTTGCCGACATGACGACGAAGCTCGCGTCGGGCCGGGCCTTCATGTGGGTCAAGCGCGATCTCGCGCCGCGTCAGCAATATGCGGTGCATTATCTCGGTTTGCCGGGGCTCGACTTCCGCAACGAGCGCAAGCGCGTCTATCCGAACGGCAAGACCGGCGCCAGCGTGCTCGGCATGGTCGATGTCGACAATAACGGTATCGCCGGTATCGAGCGCTATATGGACCGCGTGGTGGCGCGTCCGGACGCGAACGGAACGCCGCGCTTCGACCGCAACCGGACCGTGATGTTGTCGATCGATCTGAAGGCGCAGCATGCGTTGAGCGACGAGCTCGAAAAGGCGATGGCCGAATTCAAGGCGCTGGCGGCCGTCGGCATCATCATGGACGTGCATACGGGCGAGGTCGTCGCGATGACGTCGCTGCCCGACTTCAACCCCAACGATCCGATGGCGTCGGCCGAGAACGCACGCTTCAACCGCGCGACGCTCGGCGTCTACGAGATGGGTTCGGTCTTCAAGGCGTTGACGCTTGCCGCCGCTCTCGACAGCGGCAGGGTCAAGCTCGACGGGCGCTTCGACGCGACGCAGCCGATGCAGGTGGCGCGCTTCAAGATTCACGATTTCCACGCACAGAACCGCTGGCTCTCCGTGCCGGAGGTCTTTGTGCATTCCTCCAATATCGGTACGGCGAAGATCGCGTTGCAACTGGGCGGCGACGAACATCGCGAATATCTGCGCCGCTTCGGCATGTTGACGCGGCCGCAGATCGAACTGCCGGAAGCGGGATCGCCGCTGATGCCGCCACGCTGGACCGAATTGTCGACGATCACGACGTCATACGGTCACGGCATTGCCGTGACGCCGCTGCAGGTCGTCAGCGCGGTTGCGACCGTCGTCAATGGCGGCTTCAAGGTCGAGCCGACCTTCCTGCGCCGCAACGAAGCACAGCTTGGCGCGCGCGTGATCTCGCCCGAGGTCAGCCGGACGATGCGCGGGCTGTTGCGGATGGTCGTTGCCGAAGGCACGGGCCGCAAGGCCGATGTGCCGGGTTATCCGGTGATGGGCAAGACGGGGACGGCCGAGAAGGCCGAGAACGGCCGCTATGCGCGCAACAAGCTCATCACATCGTTCATCAGCGCCTTTCCGGCCAACGACCCTCGTTACGCCATGATCGTGATGTTCGATGAACCGAAGCCGACCAAGGATACCTACGGCTATGCGACGGCGGGCTGGAACGCGGCGCCGGTGACGGCGCGCGTGGTGGCGCGCGTGGCGCCGCTGCTCGGGCTTCGCCCGGCCACCAAGCCGCAGGAAGCGGACATGTTGAGGGAAGCGAGCCTCGTGTCGTTCGGCGCGGGCGGACAGTGA
- the rsmH gene encoding 16S rRNA (cytosine(1402)-N(4))-methyltransferase RsmH yields MSDSGRSSAPHIPVMLADVLDVLRPRDGGIYVDGTFGAGGYTRAILGSADCAVLAIDRDPSAILRGRELATEFVGRLTLIEGCFGDMVRLVRALGHATVDGVVLDLGVSSMQLDQAERGFSFQQDGPLDMRMGGEGPSAADVVNTFEEGDLARIIAVYGEEKRARAVAKAIVAARAQAEFKRTLELAETVARVIGRRPQDRIHPATRTFQALRIFVNDELGELARGLSGAEELLHEGGRLAAVTFHSLEDRAVKRFLTARTGRGGRANRHMPERDEAAPSFLEIEHKARKAADAEIDANPRARSAKLRAAERTAAPVLPLDTAALGLRVVPALDRLSPTGGAA; encoded by the coding sequence ATGAGCGACAGCGGCCGGAGCAGCGCCCCTCATATCCCGGTGATGCTCGCCGATGTCCTCGATGTCCTCCGGCCGCGCGATGGCGGGATTTATGTCGACGGAACTTTCGGCGCGGGCGGTTATACGCGGGCGATCCTCGGGTCGGCCGATTGCGCGGTGCTGGCGATCGACCGCGACCCGAGCGCGATCCTGCGCGGCCGCGAACTCGCGACCGAATTCGTCGGACGGCTGACGCTGATCGAAGGTTGCTTCGGCGACATGGTGCGGCTCGTCCGGGCGCTCGGCCATGCAACGGTCGACGGGGTGGTGCTCGATCTCGGCGTATCGTCGATGCAGCTCGACCAGGCCGAACGCGGTTTCTCGTTCCAGCAGGACGGACCGCTCGACATGCGGATGGGCGGCGAGGGGCCGTCGGCCGCGGATGTGGTCAATACTTTCGAAGAGGGCGATCTCGCCCGCATCATCGCCGTCTATGGCGAGGAAAAGCGTGCGCGGGCGGTGGCCAAGGCGATCGTCGCGGCGCGCGCGCAGGCCGAATTCAAGCGGACACTCGAGCTCGCCGAAACGGTGGCGCGCGTCATCGGCCGCCGGCCGCAGGACCGTATCCACCCGGCGACGCGGACTTTCCAGGCGCTCAGGATTTTCGTCAATGACGAGCTTGGTGAGCTGGCGCGCGGCCTTTCCGGCGCCGAAGAACTGCTGCATGAGGGCGGACGCCTCGCGGCCGTCACCTTCCATTCGCTCGAGGATCGCGCCGTCAAACGCTTCCTGACCGCGCGGACGGGCCGGGGCGGGCGCGCCAATCGCCACATGCCGGAGCGCGACGAGGCGGCCCCGTCGTTCCTCGAAATCGAGCACAAGGCCCGCAAGGCCGCCGACGCCGAAATCGACGCAAATCCCCGCGCGCGCTCCGCGAAGCTGCGCGCGGCCGAACGGACGGCGGCGCCCGTGCTGCCGCTCGACACCGCGGCGCTCGGCCTGCGCGTCGTGCCCGCGCTCGACCGGCTGTCGCCGACGGGAGGTGCGGCATGA
- a CDS encoding division/cell wall cluster transcriptional repressor MraZ: MESFRGRFTNKIDAKGRVSVPAKFRAVTVAQGFNGIICFPPLSEGRFIEGCGPAFAATIDQMLARLDPFSTERDMLASVLHGESAELMFDADGRVILPESLREFAGITDEAVFVGAGERFQIWEPKAHAAFTVEARKQVPNFRAMLKAPPPVDGGGR, translated from the coding sequence ATGGAGTCGTTCCGGGGGCGTTTCACGAACAAGATCGATGCGAAGGGTCGCGTGTCCGTGCCCGCGAAGTTTCGCGCCGTGACGGTTGCGCAGGGCTTCAACGGGATCATCTGTTTTCCGCCGCTGAGCGAGGGTCGCTTCATCGAAGGCTGCGGGCCAGCCTTTGCCGCGACGATCGACCAGATGCTGGCGCGGCTCGACCCGTTTTCGACCGAGCGCGACATGCTGGCTTCCGTGCTGCACGGCGAGAGCGCCGAGCTGATGTTCGACGCCGACGGGCGCGTCATTCTGCCGGAGAGCCTGCGCGAGTTCGCCGGCATCACCGACGAGGCGGTGTTTGTGGGCGCGGGCGAGCGGTTTCAGATCTGGGAACCGAAGGCCCATGCGGCTTTCACCGTCGAGGCGCGCAAGCAGGTGCCGAACTTCCGCGCCATGCTGAAGGCGCCGCCGCCTGTCGATGGAGGCGGCCGATGA
- a CDS encoding zinc-binding alcohol dehydrogenase family protein translates to MKAAVYYENGPPSVLKYEDVPDPQCLPQGIVIKVEAVSIEGGDTLNRAGGELASVPHIVGYQAAGTIIEVGAEVTHLKPGQRVTTVNMHGSHAELRSVFARTAWAIPDNMDIKVASAIPVPFGTAHDCLFEFGRLKAGETVLVQAGAGAVGLAAIQLAKKAGATVIATASSDDRLEGLKQYGMDHGINYRTQDLVAEAKRLTDNKGVDLVVDPVGGSTLQKSILSLGYRGRISMVGRAGREDMRVDVTTMMGGNQSLSGVFLGAEIFTDRVHDNIQKLIGDIAKGELKVVLDKSFALKDAAAAHEYIESRKAFGRVTLIP, encoded by the coding sequence ATGAAGGCCGCTGTCTATTACGAAAACGGTCCGCCCTCGGTATTGAAATACGAGGACGTGCCCGATCCGCAATGCCTGCCGCAAGGCATCGTCATCAAGGTCGAGGCGGTCAGCATCGAAGGCGGCGACACGCTGAACCGCGCCGGCGGCGAACTGGCGAGTGTGCCGCATATCGTCGGCTATCAGGCGGCTGGAACGATCATCGAGGTCGGCGCAGAGGTCACGCATCTCAAACCCGGCCAGCGCGTGACGACGGTCAACATGCACGGCTCGCATGCCGAACTTCGTTCGGTGTTCGCGCGCACGGCATGGGCGATCCCCGACAACATGGATATCAAGGTGGCGTCCGCCATTCCCGTTCCCTTCGGCACCGCGCATGATTGCCTGTTCGAGTTCGGCCGCTTGAAGGCCGGCGAAACGGTGCTCGTGCAGGCAGGTGCCGGCGCCGTCGGCCTCGCCGCGATCCAGCTTGCGAAAAAAGCCGGCGCCACGGTCATCGCAACGGCGTCGAGCGACGACAGGCTCGAAGGCCTGAAGCAATACGGCATGGACCACGGCATCAACTACCGCACGCAGGATCTCGTCGCCGAAGCGAAGCGGCTCACCGACAACAAGGGCGTCGATCTCGTCGTCGATCCGGTCGGCGGCTCGACGCTGCAGAAATCGATCCTGTCGCTCGGCTATCGCGGCCGCATTTCGATGGTCGGCCGCGCCGGCCGCGAAGACATGCGCGTCGATGTAACGACGATGATGGGTGGCAACCAGTCGCTGTCGGGCGTCTTCCTCGGCGCCGAAATCTTCACCGACCGCGTCCACGACAACATCCAGAAACTGATCGGCGACATCGCGAAGGGCGAGCTGAAAGTCGTGCTCGACAAATCCTTCGCGCTGAAGGACGCGGCGGCGGCACACGAATATATCGAGAGCCGCAAGGCCTTCGGTCGCGTGACGTTGATCCCCTAA
- a CDS encoding N-acetylmuramoyl-L-alanine amidase, with translation MTFSCDERSSPNFNARPDGCAVDILLLHYTGMASAEAALDRLCDADAKVSAHYFVDEGGRVTRMVPEDLRAWHAGVGRWAGESDINGRSIGIEIANGGHDFGSPPYPDVQMAAVEALCLDILSRHPIPPARVLGHSDIAPGRKADPGEWFDWARLARAGIGLWVAPEPIVEGPSLAPGDRGDTVAEFQFMLASYGYGLEVLGHYDAATQDVVTAFQRHFRPAKVDGVADLSTVATLRRLVEAAKAAA, from the coding sequence ATGACATTTTCCTGCGACGAACGATCCTCGCCGAATTTCAACGCGCGTCCGGACGGATGCGCGGTCGATATTCTGCTGCTGCACTACACGGGCATGGCGAGCGCCGAAGCCGCGCTCGACCGGCTATGCGACGCGGACGCGAAAGTGTCGGCGCATTATTTCGTCGACGAAGGCGGGCGCGTCACGCGCATGGTGCCCGAAGATTTGCGCGCCTGGCATGCGGGTGTCGGCCGGTGGGCGGGCGAGAGCGACATCAACGGCCGTTCCATTGGCATCGAGATCGCAAATGGCGGGCATGATTTTGGATCGCCGCCCTATCCGGATGTGCAGATGGCGGCGGTCGAAGCGCTTTGTCTCGACATTCTTTCGCGCCATCCGATCCCGCCGGCGCGCGTGCTCGGCCATTCGGACATTGCGCCGGGGCGCAAGGCCGATCCCGGCGAATGGTTCGACTGGGCGCGTCTGGCGCGCGCCGGTATCGGGCTCTGGGTCGCGCCGGAGCCGATCGTCGAGGGGCCGTCGCTGGCGCCCGGCGATCGCGGCGACACGGTGGCCGAGTTTCAATTCATGCTTGCCAGTTATGGCTACGGGCTCGAAGTGCTCGGCCATTACGATGCGGCGACGCAAGATGTCGTCACCGCCTTCCAGCGGCATTTCCGGCCCGCGAAGGTCGACGGGGTGGCGGATCTTTCGACCGTCGCCACCCTTCGCCGTCTCGTCGAGGCCGCGAAGGCCGCCGCTTAG
- a CDS encoding DMT family transporter, with translation MTPLHLGFMVLINFIWGFALIAAKVSLDHFPPLLFAALRFTLIVMVLFPFLKIHRGRMKEVIIIALCAGPVGFGLFFVGLSLSTASVVAVTSQLGVPFATIMSIVFLKEQVHWRRWLGIILSFSGVMVISFDPAVFTYIDGLLFVVASALVGSIGTIYQRQIRNVGVFEMQAWVALAAAPLMIAASLAVEQGQIAALLDANLMEWAGVFYVAFASSLVGHAGIYYLLQRYEVTQTAPLTLLAPIFTVFFAVTLLGEVLTERMLVGALIALTGVLIVSIRQKRIVDTGP, from the coding sequence ATGACACCCCTCCATCTGGGCTTCATGGTCCTCATCAACTTCATCTGGGGCTTCGCGCTGATCGCGGCCAAGGTGTCGCTCGACCATTTCCCGCCGCTGCTTTTCGCGGCGCTGCGCTTCACGCTGATCGTGATGGTGCTGTTTCCGTTCCTGAAAATCCATCGTGGACGGATGAAGGAAGTCATCATCATCGCGCTATGCGCGGGCCCGGTCGGCTTCGGTCTGTTCTTTGTCGGTCTGTCCTTGTCCACTGCTTCCGTCGTTGCCGTCACCAGCCAGCTCGGCGTGCCGTTCGCCACCATCATGTCGATCGTCTTTCTGAAGGAGCAGGTGCATTGGCGGCGCTGGCTCGGCATCATCCTTTCGTTCTCCGGCGTCATGGTAATCAGTTTCGATCCGGCGGTCTTCACCTATATCGACGGGCTGCTGTTCGTCGTCGCCTCGGCGTTGGTCGGTTCCATCGGCACGATCTATCAGCGCCAGATCCGGAATGTCGGCGTCTTCGAAATGCAGGCATGGGTGGCGCTGGCGGCCGCGCCGCTGATGATCGCCGCGTCGCTCGCGGTCGAGCAGGGGCAGATCGCGGCGTTACTCGATGCGAATCTGATGGAGTGGGCCGGCGTCTTCTATGTCGCCTTTGCCTCCAGCCTGGTCGGTCACGCAGGCATCTACTACCTGTTGCAACGTTATGAGGTGACGCAAACCGCGCCGCTGACGCTGCTGGCGCCGATCTTTACGGTATTTTTCGCCGTCACCCTGCTTGGCGAAGTCCTGACGGAGCGTATGCTTGTCGGCGCGCTCATCGCCTTGACCGGCGTTCTGATCGTGTCGATACGCCAGAAGCGGATTGTGGATACCGGCCCCTGA
- a CDS encoding TerB family tellurite resistance protein — MSIWGKIAGAGVGLAVGGPLGALLGAVAGHIVIDRALQDGEVVFTIALIALSAKMAKADGEVSDAEVRAFEEIFHVPPGEARNVERVYRIAQQDVAGFEAYAAQVARIYANKPAVLEDVLDALFHIAKADGYVHPQELEYLRTVADIFGFSEIEFARIRASHLGHEKGDPYLVLGITPDISNDDLKKAYRRLVRENHPDMLIARGVPKELVTIANEKLSAINVAYDRIVKARGIAV, encoded by the coding sequence ATGTCGATTTGGGGAAAAATCGCGGGCGCCGGCGTCGGATTGGCCGTCGGTGGGCCTCTTGGCGCGCTTCTGGGCGCGGTCGCCGGACATATCGTCATCGACCGCGCACTCCAGGACGGCGAAGTCGTGTTCACGATCGCCCTCATCGCGCTCTCGGCCAAGATGGCCAAGGCCGATGGCGAGGTCAGCGACGCGGAAGTGCGCGCTTTCGAGGAAATTTTTCATGTGCCGCCCGGCGAGGCGCGCAATGTCGAGCGCGTCTACCGCATCGCCCAGCAGGATGTCGCCGGTTTCGAGGCCTATGCGGCGCAGGTGGCGCGCATCTATGCGAACAAGCCCGCTGTGCTGGAAGACGTACTCGATGCGCTCTTTCACATCGCCAAGGCGGACGGCTATGTCCATCCGCAGGAGCTCGAATATCTGCGCACGGTCGCCGATATTTTCGGCTTTTCGGAAATCGAGTTCGCGCGCATCCGCGCCAGCCATCTCGGCCACGAGAAGGGCGATCCCTATCTGGTGCTCGGCATCACGCCCGACATTTCGAACGATGACCTCAAAAAGGCCTATCGGCGTCTGGTCCGGGAGAATCACCCCGACATGCTGATCGCGCGCGGCGTGCCGAAGGAGCTTGTCACCATCGCCAACGAGAAGCTCTCGGCGATCAATGTCGCCTATGACCGGATCGTGAAGGCGCGGGGCATCGCCGTTTGA